In Notamacropus eugenii isolate mMacEug1 chromosome 1, mMacEug1.pri_v2, whole genome shotgun sequence, one genomic interval encodes:
- the LOC140522204 gene encoding LOW QUALITY PROTEIN: uncharacterized protein (The sequence of the model RefSeq protein was modified relative to this genomic sequence to represent the inferred CDS: inserted 2 bases in 1 codon; substituted 3 bases at 3 genomic stop codons), producing MAPVLTARPGQELLTFKDVAVDFTRGEWIQLNPSQKKLYRDVMLENYRNLVSLGFAVSKPDIIYQLERKEASWMPEAHIPRSSCAEGREFSRDKPSECNECGKAFWSKKHLAGHQRSHTRDILNKCKEYGKAFPYNSYLIQHQKIHTREKPYVCSVCGKAFKDKTKLTVHQKSNTGDILNKDCGQAFLHNLDLIKHQKVNTAVKPYECRECGKTFRNKKELTVHHRIHCGEKPYECSECGKAFRSQSTLNVHQIIHTGEKPYECSECGKAFNNKSNLTVHQRIHTGEKPYECSECMKTFRSQTYLTLHQITHTGEKPYKCSECGKAFRNKSYVTVHQRSHTGEKPYECSECMKTFRSQKYLTLHQIVHTGEKPYKCSECGKAFRDKIQVTVHYRIHTGEKPYECSECGKAFKDKKELTVHHKIHNGEKPYKCSECGKTFRNKSYLTVHHRIHTGEKPYECSECGKTFRYKTQLRVHHTIHTEEKLYEYRECMKTFTSQKYLTLNQRIHIRRKPYECKKDFRSKLHLALHQRIHFGKKPYECNECGKAFRNKAQLTVHCRIHSGEKPYKCSECEKSFRNKSNLTVHQRIHTGEKPYECSECGKAFRYKTQLRVHHRIHTGETXYECSESMKAFRTRXHLALHQRIHIQKKSYECKKAFRSKQHLALHQRIHIXRKPYECCKCQKACRYKIQFTVHYRVHTGEKPYKCCECGKAFRSKXNLTVLQRIHTGEKSYECNECGKAFRVSIQLNQHQRINSGKKPREYNAYRRAFRWRALCPSENSY from the exons ATGGCCCCTGTGCTGACAGCCAGGCCTGGACAG GAGTTACtgacattcaaggatgtggctgtggacttTACCCGCGGGGAGTGGATACAATtgaacccatctcagaaaaagttgTACAgggatgtgatgctggagaactatAGGAACTTGGTGTCCTTGG GATTTGCTGTTTCCAAACCAGATATAATCTACcagttggaaagaaaggaagcatcTTGGATGCCTGAGGCACATATTCCCAGAAGCAGCTGTGCAG AGGGCAGAGAATTTAGTAGAGATAAACCTtctgaatgtaatgaatgtgggaaggctttctgGAGCAAGAAGCATCTTGCTGGGCATCAGAGAAGTCATACGAGGGACATCCTTAATAAATGTAAGGAGTATGGGAAGGCTTTCCCCTACAACTCATATCTTATTCAACATCAAAAAATTCATACCAGAGAGAAACCTTATGTATGCAGTGTATGTGGAAAAGCATTCAAGGATAAGACAAAACTTACAGTGCATCAGAAAAGTAATACTGGAGACATCCTTAATAAGGATTGTGGGCAAGCATTCCTCCACAACTTAGATCTTATTAAACATCAAAAAGTTAATACTGCAgtgaaaccttatgaatgtagagaatgtgggaagaccttcaggaATAAGAAAGAACTTACAGTGCATCACAGAATTCAttgtggagagaaaccttatgaatgtagtgaatgtgggaaggccttcaggaGTCAATCAACTCTTAATGTGCATCAgataattcatactggagaaaaaccttatgagtgtagtgaatgtggaaaggccttcaacAATAAGTCAAATCTTACTGTgcaccagagaattcatactggagaaaaaccttatgaatgtagtgaatgtatGAAGACCTTCAGGAGTCAGACATACCTTACTCTGCATCAAATCAcgcatactggagagaaaccttataaatgtagtgaatgtggaaaggccttcaggaATAAGTCGTATGTTACTGTGCATCAGAGAagtcatactggagagaaaccttatgaatgtagtgaatgcaTGAAGACTTTTAGGAGCCAGAAATACCTTACTCTGCATCAGAtagttcatactggagagaaaccttataaatgtagtgaatgtgggaaggccttcagggATAAGATACAAGTTACAGTGCATtacagaattcatactggagaaaaaccttatgaatgtagtgaatgtgggaaggctttcaaGGATAAGAAAGAACTTACAGTGCACCACAAAATTCAtaatggagagaaaccttataaatgtagcGAATGTGGAAAGACCTTCAGGAATAAGTCGTATCTTACTGTGCATcacagaattcatactggagagaaaccttatgaatgtagcgAATGTGGAAAGACCTTCAGATATAAGACACAACTTAGAGTGCATCACACAATTCATACAGAAGAGAAACTTTATGAATATAGGGAATGTATGAAGACCTTCACGAGCCAGAAGTACCTTACTCTGAATCAGAGAATTCATATTCGAAGGAAACCTTACGAATGTAAGAAGGACTTCAGGAGCAAGCTGCATCTTGCtctgcatcagagaattcattttggaaagaaaccttatgaatgtaatgaatgtggaaaggccttcaggaATAAGGCACAACTTACAGTGCATTGCAGAATtcatagtggagagaaaccttataaatgtagtGAATGTGAGAAGTCTTTCAGGAATAAGTCAAATCTTActgtgcatcagagaattcatactggagagaaaccttatgaatgtagtgaatgtggaaaggccttcagatATAAGACACAACTTAGAGTGCATcacagaattcatactggagagac CTATGAATGTAGTGAAAGTATGAAAGCCTTTAGGACCAGGTAGCACCTTGCtctgcatcagagaattcatattcAAAAGAAATCTTATGAATGTAAGAAGGCCTTCAGGAGCAAGCAGCATCTTGCtctgcatcagagaattcatatttGAAGAAAACCTTATGAATGTTGTAAGTGTCAAAAGGCCTGCAGGTATAAGATACAATTTACAGTACATTACAgagttcatactggagagaaaccttataaatgttgtgaatgtggaaaggccttcaggaGTAAGTAAAACCTTACTGTGcttcagagaattcatactggagagaaatcttatgaatgtaatgaatgtgggaaggccttcagagTGAGCATACAACTTAATCAACACCAAAGAATTAATTCAGGAAAGAAACCTCGAGAGTATAATGCGTATAGGAGGGCTTTTAGGTGGAGGGCACTATgtccatcagagaattcatactag